The following are encoded together in the Onychostoma macrolepis isolate SWU-2019 chromosome 03, ASM1243209v1, whole genome shotgun sequence genome:
- the LOC131537324 gene encoding zinc-binding protein A33-like gives MASLSDEDFSCPVCFEIFKTPVLLSCSHSVCKECLQQVWRTKKTQECPVCRRRSSKRCPPCHLALKNLCESFLKQKKERLSSGSEEICGLHSEKLKLFCLEDKQLVCLVCRDSQKHVNHTFRPISEAVSSCKEELNTALTSLQKKLQRNKNIKGGFEETVRHITSQAEHTEHQIKQQFEKLHQFLRDEEEATITALREEEEQKKQKLEEMNRHISALSHTIKDMEEMMKASDVCFLKEFPVSMESVQISSEPDPQMPSGALIHVPRYLGKLPFRVWKKMQEIIQNTPVILDPNTAHQWLIVSDDLTSVRFSEKNQYFPDNPERFDYFRCVLGSEGFNSGTHCWDVEVKQSSSWILGVTTASNQRKGWRFFNTDVWTVEYHQDGWSPDFGFRVKRKLDRVRVYLDYDRGTLSFSDPVTNTHLHTITSTFTHTLFPIFSNYDLSSSMRILAINSQ, from the exons ATGGCTTCACTGTCTGATGAAGATTTTTCTTGTCCCGTGTGCTTTGAAATCTTCAAGACTCCTGTTCTTCTGTCATGTAGTCACAGTGTCTGTAAAGAGTGCCTTCAACAGGTCTGGAGAACCAAGAAAACTCAGGAGTGTCCCGTCTGCAGGAGAAGATCCTCAAAACGTTGCCCTCCGTGTCATCTTGCGTTGAAAAACTTGTGCGAGTCGTTCCTGAAGCAGAAAAAGGAGAGGCTTTCATCAGGATCTGAGGAGATCTGCGGTTTACACAGTGAGAAACTCAAACTCTTCTGTCTGGAGGACAAACAGCTGGTGTGTTTGGTGTGCAGAGATTCACAGAAACACGTCAATCACACATTCAGACCCATCAGTGAAGCCGTTTCATCATGTAAG GAGGAGCTCAATACAGCACTGACATCATTACAGAAGAAACTTCAAcgcaataaaaacattaaaggagGGTTTGAGGAAACAGTTCGACACATCACG TCTCAAGCTGAGCACACAGAGCATCAGATTAAACAGCAGTTTGAGAAGCTTCATCAGTTTCTCAGAGATGAAGAAGAAGCTACAATCACTGCACTGagggaggaagaggagcagaagaagcagaagctggaggagatgaacagacacatctcagctctttcacacacaatcaAAGACATGGAGGAGATGATGAAAGCCAGTGATGTCTGCTTTCTGAAG GAGTTTCCAGTCTCAATGGAAAG TGTCCAGATCTCATCAGAGCCGGATCCACAGATGCCTTCTGGAGCTTTGATTCATGTGCCACGATACTTGGGCAAACTGCCCTTCAGAGTCTGGAAGAAGATGCAGGAGATCATCCAGAACA CTCCTGTGATTCTGGATCCAAACACGGCTCATCAATGGCTCATCGTGTCTGATGATTTGACCAGTGTGAGATTCAGCGAGAAGAATCAGTATTTTCCTGATAATCCGGAGCGATTTGACTATTTTCGCTGTGTTCTGGGATCAGAGGGTTTTAACTCAGGAACACACTGCTGGGATGTGGAGGTTAAACAGAGTTCATCCTGGATTCTTGGAGTAACTACAGCATCAAACCAGAGGAAGGGATGGCGTTTCTTTAACACTGATGTCTGGACTGTGGAGTATCATCAGGATGGATGGTCTCCAGATTTTGGTTTTCGAGTGAAACGGAAGCTTGATCGTGTGAGAGTGTATCTGGACTATGACAGAGGAACGTTGTCATTCTCTGATCCTGTAACTaacacacatctacacacaATCACATCCAccttcactcacacactctttcCAATCTTCAGTAATTATGATTTATCTTCCTCTATGAGGATCTTAGCGATCAATAGTCAGTAA